The genomic stretch GCTCTTCTATGTCGTGATGCTCTCCCTCACCGGGCTCATCGGGATCGTGGTCCAGCCCCACATCATGGGGGTCTGCGGCGCCGGACGCACCGAGTTCGAGGGGCGCTTCGGCTTTACCGTCGGCAACTTCATCAAGCGGTTCTGCACCATCGCCTGGACCTTCACCGGGCTGGCCTGCATCATCATCTACCTGACGCCCGAGAACGGGTACCTGTCGGCCGCCGAGATCCAGCGGGTCCAGTCCGATCCCGGGACCCTGGCCGCCTTCGCCAACCAGGTCTTCGGCCGGGCGGCCCACGACATTCTGCCCACCATATCCGTCGGGCTCGTAGGGCTCCTCATGGCTTCGCTGCTGGCGGCGGTGATGAGCACCTGCGACGCCCAGATGGTGGTGGGATCCGGGCTCTTCACCGAGAACATCTACAAGCGCTTCATCCATCCCGGCGGCAGTGAACGCCACTATCTGTGGGTCGGGCGCCTGACCGGCCTCGGGATCGTCTGCCTGGCGCTGCTGATGCTGACCCAGTTCGACAACGTGATTCAGGTCCTGACTCGCTACATCCAGCCCATTCCCACCTTCATGGGCCTGGCCTTCTGGTTCGGCATCACCTGGAGAGGCTATACGGCCAAGGCCGTCTGGGCTTCCACCGTGGCCACCGCTCTGGCCTGGTACCTGACCCAGACCCACAATCCGTTCGAGACCATCGCCGCCCTGGGGAGCTCCCAGTTCTTCCAGCTCAACATCGACTATCTTCCCGGCCTGGTTCGGGTCTGGCTCCATGAGCAGGTCCCGGGAATCATGCAGGTGGTCCAAGGAGCGGGAGGCGAAGCGGCCTACCGGACCCGCCTGCCCTACCAGATTCTCATCTATCTCTCCTGCGGCGCGGCGGCCGGCCTGGTCACCAGCTTTCTGACCCGGCCCGTGGCCCGGGCCAAGCTGGACCATTTTTTCCGGCTCATCCACACCCCGGTCCGGGAGGGCGAAAAGATCGACGAGCCTTGCACCCTCCCGGAGAATCCCTTGCCGGCCGAGACCGAAAAGCTGATCTCGGCGGGTGGACTGGAGATTCCCCGGCCCGGTCTGGTGGGCCTGGTGGGATTCGGTCTGGCCTGGGTCGCCGTGGGAGGACTGATCTGGCTGACCGTGACGTTGGCCGGGATCGGCGGATAGCTTCGGCTTCCCGCTCGGCGTCGGGGGATTCGGCTCCCCCGGCGAACTACAGGTTTTCAGGCAGCGAGCTTTCCCGACCGGGCGTCCGATCCGGGGCCGGCGTCCGGCTCCCGAAAGACTCGCCAGAAGACGAGGGCGCACAGGGCCGTGATCACTGCGGGCACGGCAAACACGATGTCGTAGCGGGTCGTTCCGCCCACTGTGGCCACCTCCTTGAGCCAGCCTGAGAACAGGCTCCCGATGAACAGTCCGATGCCCAGGACCGCCACGTTGATCAGCGACTGGGCCGAAGCGCGGATATCGGACGGCGCCACCATGTCCGTGTAGATGAACGCCACCACGAAGAAGAAGACGTAGCAGAAACCGTGCAGCGCCAGTGAGCCCACCACGACCCAGACCAGAGTCGGAGCCGTCTCGTACAGCGGCCAGGCGGCCGCAAAGATGACGTAGCGGACGGGCCAGGCCAGGATGCCCACCAGCATGGAGACCCTCACGCCCCAGCGGGCCAAAGCGTAGGGGAGGATCAGCGCCATGGTGAAGATCTCGGCGATCTGACCGATGGTCATCCAGGCGGGCAGATTCTCCGAGGTGATGCCCACTGTGGGACCGATGGTCTGGAGGTAGGGAAAGGTGAGGATGTAGTAGAGCTGCAACTCGGTGGCCACCACGAAGGCGATGATGAAGAAGCTGAGGTAGTTCCGGTCCTTGAGGAGCCCGAACGACTTCCGGAAGGCCAGCGGGTCCGGAGCCTCGCGGGCGGGGGGCGTGTGGGGCAGCGCCAGGGAGAAGAGGCCCAGGACCAGGGAGAATGCAGCCGCCAGGACGAAGGTGTCGATGTAGCCGGCCGCTTCCGTGTCCAGCGCGACCCGCATGCCGGTCAGAGCCCAATTGGCGCCGATCCAACCCAGCGTGCCCCAGACCCGGATGGGCCCGAAGTCCCGCTGTCCGTCGGCCAGATGCTGAAACGCCAGGGCATTGGTCAGGGCCAGGGTGGGCGCGAAGACCAGGCAGTAGAGGAGCATCAGGATCAACATGGCGCCCAGGGTTTCGGTGTACGCCATCCAGAGGAGGAATCCCGCTCCCAGAAGATGAAAGATGGCCAATGCCACCTGGGTCGGAAGCCAGCGGTCGGCGACCTGGCCTCCGGTAAACGGAGCCACCAGGTTGGCCAAGGGAAAGGCCGCGTAGATCAGTCCCAGCCCCCACCCCGAGAACCCCAGTTGCGCTTCCAGGTATCCGGCCAGGGCCGGTGCCCAGGCTCCCCAGATGGCGTACTGCAGGAACATCATCAGGCTGAGCCGGGGATGACTGAACATCCTCTTCATCGATTCCTCTCCTTGCTTCCAAGAAAACGGAGGGGCGATTTCCAATCGCCCGGTCTTCGTCGCCAAATATGCCACACGGGAGTTCGGCGGTTAGGAAACCGCCGGTCCTCCTTTCGTTGTCGGTCGACCAGGCCCCGGACGGTTACGGCAGGGCCCCCACGTCGACGGTCAAGCTCCTGGGTTGGTCATCGCGGCGCTCCCGGATGCGGAGTTGGGCGCCATCGTATTCGGCAGACGCCACGCCCCGGAAGTCGTTGGGGATCCGCGCCAGAAACAGGATGTAGCTCCGGGTGTGGGTTTCTCCCGCGTCCAGGTATTCGTAGACTCCTTTGTCCAACACTTTCCCCAGTTCGAGGAGGGTCGGGAATGGTTGGTGGATCCCCGTGGTCCCGAACTCGAGCCCGCGGGCACTCACCTTCCCCTGGTGCCGGTAACGCCACATGTTCAGCCATGGATACTCGGAGATCTTCCAGAGATAACCCACCAGAAGACCGGCCGAAGGCGTCGCGGCCGTCACCCATCCGTACTCGACTCCGGGGTCGAAGATGAACGCGGTGACGTCGTGTCCCGAGGAGCCGTCGTCGGTGCTGTTGAAGAAACGAAGGTTCGCCGGCGTTCCCCCAATGGAGATCCGGGGCCACCGGTCGGCGTCGTCGGTCGATTGGGGCACCGGTTCCTCCTGGACCAGCCCGTGGGAGGCGTTGCAGTCCACGATGGTGGAGTCGTCCAGGAAGGGAGGAGCGATGCTGGGGTGCTGCACCAGGTTGTAGACGCGTCCCGCCGCCCGGACGTTGGTGACCGCTTCAGTCACCGTGAGGGACGCCTCATTCTCCTGGAGCCGGACGGTTCGCTTCACCTCCATCCCCGCCAGGGGGAGTTCGCATCCCATCCGGAGCTCGCTGTCCGCGGCTTCGCCGGCGCCCGGGTCGAGCCGTTCCCAGACCACCCGGGGAGCTTCTCCGTGGTAGGGCATCCCCATCTTCTCCTCGGCCGGCGACGGGGCGCCCCAGCGGTCGAAGCAGATGAAGTGCCCCTGGAGGTTGGGTCCTTCCGGACTCAGCGGTTCGATATCCTCCGTGGCTCTCCAACTCAGCGGGTTGACGCCGTGGTCCAGATAGTGGAAATCAATGATGCCCCCTCCCCAGCGGTCGAGCGTGACCTGGGAGAGTCCATTCTTCAGGACCATCGAGCGGGGTGTGGACGCCGGCTTCTCCGGAGCAGGCGTGCAACCGGTCATTCCGGCCAGAATCGCCAAGACCAGTCCCAACCATAGAGGGTCGACAAATTCCAGAGTCTTCAAGATCATGTTCATGCTCTCCTGACAGCAGTCTGCGGCTGATATCGCCGCCCCTACAAGTTCTGCTCCCTCCAGCGCGTCAACTGGTGCGCCAGTTGACGCGGCTTCGCCGTACCGGTGACGGCCAGTTGCCGGATCGTGACCGAAGCCGCCAAGTTGCCCACCAGGGCGGCTTCCGGAAGGCTCGCTCCGCCACACAGCGCCAAGACCGCGCCGGCGGTGAAGCTGTCGCCGGCGCCGGTCACGTCCAGGGGACCCTCCACCCGGACGGCCGGCACCCGGGTCAACTCGGGGTCGGTCACCAGAGCTCCCGCATCACCCAGGGTCACACAAATGGGTGCGCCGTTCCGGGACCGGAACCGGGGCAGGGCCTGTCGAATGGAATCGATCGGGACCCTCTCCCCGGGTCCGGGACTGGAACGCCTCACCACCTCGAACTGGTTCGGCTTCAGAATCATGCCGCGGAAGTGGTGGATCTGGGCCCGGCTGTCCGCCCAGAAGATGACCCGGGGGTGACGGAGTGCCAGATTCGTCAAGCCGTCGCGGACCTCGGCAGTCACGACGCCCAGGTCCGGTTGTTCCACCTGATCCTCGATGATGACGGCATCGACACGATCCAGCAGGCCTTCAAGATCGGCCAACATCTCCTGGAGGAGATCCGGCGGGACGGGGTCGCGGTTGCGGATGTCGTACCGCTCGTGTTCGCCGGATAGTTCTTTCCGGGACAGGTCTCTCGGTTTCAAGTAGGTGGGCGTCAGCATTGCCTTCCGGCGCCGCAATCCCCGGGTCGTGCAGCCGATGCGGTCCAGGCACTTCCGCAACTCGAATCCCGGGCCGTCATCCCCGGTGATTCCCAGGGCGTGGATCCGGCCGCAGTCCAGCGCGGCCAGGTTGTTCGCCACCGTTCCGGCGGCGCCGGGACTGGAGCGAACGGCGGCAACCTGGTGGGCACTCTTTCCGGTCTCCAGGCTTCTCTCCTCCAGATCCGGATCGACCTCCAGGTACTGGTCCAGAAAGAAATCTCCCAAGACGGCGACCCGGCACGAGGGGAACCGGCCCGTCAGTTCTTCCAGCCGGGGTCTCTTCATGATTCCGGTGAAGGATCGTTTGCTGAGAGCTCCCCTGCCTGAATCCGGTCGAGGACCAGATCGTAGAGGGCCGGGACCGTCGCCGCGTGGTTCCCCTGGACGTAAAAGCTCTCCCCGCCGTCGGCCACGGTTCGTACCAGGATGGTCTTGAAAGGCCGGAAATAATATCTGGGGTCCGACTTGCCGGCCTCCCGGGAGGTGTCCCCCAGGGGAACCAGGTCGAAGACGGCCGTGGTGAAACGGGCGATGCGCCGGCCTTCCGGGTGAGCCACGTTGCGGGCCATGGCCAGGGCCTTCAGGTAGATCTCGGGTCCCATGACGGCCGACCCGATATTGAGAAAGACTCCACCCTGGAGGCGGGTCACCGACTCGGTGAAGATCAGGAAGTCGGTGTAGGAGGCCGCCCCGGTGGCGGCTCCGTCGAATCCCGGGTGCTGGTGGATGATGTCCTGGCCGATGGAGACGTGGACCGTAGCCGGGACCTGCAGCCGGTAGGCCGCGGCCAGGACGCTCTCTCGCCGGTACGGGAAGGACTCCTCCTGGATCATCCGGCCTACGGCCTCCCCCAGGCCGATCCCGTCCCGAGCCGCGGCTGACGCCGCCTCGTTGATGCGCCCGGTCTCGCGCCAGAGACCAAACTGCCCTTCGGCCACGTAGCGGGCCACGCTCTCGCAGGTCTCCCCCACCAGCGCCAGTTCGAAATCGTGAATGGCGCCGGCGCCGTTGAGGGCCAGGTGGCCCAGGATTCCCCGCTCCATGAGATCGATGAGCAGCGGGGCGTTGCCCTCCCGCAGGACATGCGCGCCGCAGGCGAAAATGACGGATCGGTCCGTCCGAGAGGCTTCCACGATCCGCTTGGCCAGCAGGGGCAGCGCCGGATGCTCGAAAGGTTCTCGACTTCCCTCCGGCCTCTTCGACACGTCCGCCGCCTTCAGGTCGTGGGTCCGCCGGCTCAGGGGCAGAAGGCGCAGGCGGCTGCGGTCGAATTGAGGGAAGGGCATTCACGTTCGCTGGAACAGGCAGCGGATGAGGACCTTCCAGTCCCGGAAGTCGGGCACCAACAGGTCGGCGCCCGCCGCGCTCAACCGTGTTCGTTTCCAGGGATCGGGAGCCCCGCCCGGATTGGCTTCGTCGGTGGCCAGCGCAACGGCGACTCCGCCGCACGACTTTACGTTTTCGATCTCCACGTAACCGTCGCCGAAGCCCACCAACGAGGCGCCTTCGATCCGGTTTTCCCGGAGGATTCGTTGGATGACCATTCGCTTGGAGTGGTTCGCGTAGTCTTCCCGGGCGCCGTAGATGTGGCCACCGAAAAATCCGTCCAGCTCCAGGAGGCGGGCTTCTTCCCGGACGTACTGCTCATCGGTGCCGCTGGCCAGGTAGAGCTGGACTCCATGCTCCCGGAGGGCGCGCAGCATCTGAACCGATCCCGGAACCAGGTAGTCGGCGGGGCGGGCCTTTCCGGTGCGCAGGCGCAGGCGCCGGTGACGGATCTTCTCCATCAGAAGGTCCAGGTAACGGCTCTTGTAGTCCTGAGGATCGGCAGGTGCGCCCCCCCTTTTCCCCAGCTCCTCCGCCAGCCGGATCATCTGGTAAATGGTCTGGCGTCCCGTCAGCTCGGTGACGAAGTCGGTCACCACACGCTCCAGCTCCTCATCGCTCTCGCCGGTGCCGCTCTCCTTCAGGATGTCCACCATCATGGGGATCATGATCTGGGGCCAACCTTCGCGGATCAGGCTGAGCGTGCCGTCGAAGTCGAAGAGGGCGCAACGGGGAGGCCGGGTCCCGGAGACGTCCCGGAGCACCTCGACGGTGGAGGCGTCCAGAAAACCCGGTGTCGCAGGAGTCGTCAGCGCCATAATGAAGAAAAGGATACCGTCAAAGACCAGCGGATGCGAACTTGGCAACCGCTGATTTCGACCTGGAAGGGGACGAGCGAAACCGCTGTCTGGCAGCGGTTGGCGGAGCCCTTGTGAGGCGCCTCCGACTGGGCTATGGTGATCCGGCGATGGGTCGAAAGACGGACGAAGACCGGAGCTGGCGGGGTAAGGTAGGGAAGCTGTCCCCGGCGGAGCTGGAGGAATTCCTGTCCGGAGACCCCATTTGCCGGCTCGGTTGTCTCGACCGGGAGGGATGGCCTTATGTGGTGCCGTGCTGGTTCGAGTACAGTGACGGCGGCTTCTACATCATTCCACGAGCCCGTTCCGCCTGGGCCAGGCACATTCAACGGGAATCCCGGGTGTTTCTGTGCATCGACGACTCCACCCGCTACAATCGGAGGGTCCTGGTACGGGGCGAGGCCGAGGTCCTGGAAGAGCCCAACGTCGGCGGCAGATGGGTCGAGATCGCCCGCAGAATGTCACTGCGCTATCTGGGACACCGGGGACCGGACTATCTGGTTCCGACTCTGAATGAGCCCAGGTGGCTGTTGTTCGTCCGGCCCCGAAAGCTCATGAGCTGGCAAGGGGTCGATTGGGCCAGGCGATACAAGCACGGCGAATGGTAGCGGCCTCGGGCCGCCGCTGGCCGCGGCGTTTTTTGGTGCTGATGTTGGATTATTTCAGGAGGGCGCTCTGATGGCTGGACCCAAGGTCGAAGCGATTTATCAATTGAATCCGAATCACGTGGACTGGCTCAAGCAGATGGCCGACAAGTACGATCTGGGAGATCAGGACAAGGCTCTGCGGGTGGTCATCGACTACGTACTGACCGAGGCCGACGAATCGACGGTCTTCGAAGACATCCGCTGCCTCTACTGCTGATCAGTTTTCCGGGCTGCTAGCGTCGGCCGCGGCGCCGCTTCCGAGCCACCTTTTTCCGGGATTTCCGGATCTTGGCCCAGGCGTCCCGCAGGGTCACGGTGCGATTGAAGACCAGCCGCCCGGGAGACGAATCCTCCGAATCCACGCAGAAATACCCCAGCCGTTCGAACTGCACCCGCCGCCCACCCTGGGCATCGACGAGGCTGGGCTCTAATTTACAGTTCTCGAGCACCTTTAGAGACTCGGGGTTGAGGTTCGAGATGAAGTCCGAACCGGCGCCGGCGTCGTAGGGGTTGTCCTTGGTGAACAGGCTGTCGTAAAGGCGAACCTGAGCGTTCACGGCGTGGGCGGCGGAGACCCAGTGCAAAGTGGCTTTGACCCGTCGTCCGTCGGGCGCATCTCCTCCCCGCGTTGCCGGGTCGTAGGTGCAGCGCAACTCCACGACTCGTCCCTCGTCGTCCTTGACGACGCCGACGCAGGTGATGAAGTAGGCGTAGCGCAGTCGGACCTCGCGTCCGGGGGCCAGCCGGAAGAATCTGCGGGGCGGGTCCTCCATGAAGTCCTCCCGCTCCAGGTAGAGGACTCGTGAGAAGGGGACCTTCCGGACCCCCGCCTCGGGACACTCGGGATTATTGATGGCCGTCAACTCCTCCACCTGGTCGGGAGGATAGTTTTCGATGACCACCCGGAGCGGACGGAGCACGCCCATGACCCGGGGGGAAGTCTGGTTCAGGTGTTGGCGGAGGCTGTGCTCCAGCATCTGCGCCTCCACGATACTGTCTTTCTTGGAGACCCCGACCTTGGCGCAGAAGTCCCGGATCGCTTCCGGCGTGTAGCCCCGGCGGCGCATCCCCGACAGCGTCGGCATGCGGGGATCGTTCCAGCCGCTCACGTAGCCCTCCTTCACCAGCCGGGAGAGTTTTCGCTTGCTCAAGATGGTCTTGGTGATGTTGAGGCGAGCGAACTCGATCTGCTGGGAGCGGTAGATTCCCAGGTTCTCCAGAAACCAGTCGTAAAGGGGACGATGGTCTTCGAACTCCAGGGTGCAGATGGAATGAGTCACCTTCTCGAGGGAGTCGGACTGGCCGTGGGCGAAGTCATAGGTCGGGTAGATGCACCATTTGTCTCCCGTTCGAAGGTGGGAGGCATGGAGGATCCGGTACATGACCGGGTCTCGAAGGTTCAAGTTGCCTGAAGCCATGTCGATGCGGGCCCGGAGCACGTGAGTGCCGTTGGGGAACTCCCCATTCCTCATCCGTTCGAAGAGGTCCAGGTTCTCTTCCACCGTCCGTTCCCGATAGGGGCTGTTGCGGCCCGGCTCGGTGAGAGTGCCCCGGAATTCCCGGATCTGGGTGGCGGTGAGGCTGTCCACATACGCCTTGCCGTCCCGAATGAGTTGACAGGCGAATTCGTAGAGCTGCTCGAAATAGTCCGAGGCGTGGTAGAGGCGGTCCCCCCAGTCGAAGCCGAGCCAGCGCACGTCTTCGAGGATGCTCACCATGTACTCCCGCTCCTCCTTCGTGGGATTGGTGTCGTCGAAGCGCATATTGCAGAGACCCCCGTACTCTTCGGCCAATCCGAAGTCGAGGCAGATGGCCTTGGCGTGCCCGATATGGAGGTAGCCGTTGGGCTCGGGAGGAAATCGGGTCTGGACGCGGCCCTGAAAGCGTCCGGTCTTCAGGTCGTCCTCGAGAATCGCCCGGAGGAAGTCCAATGACCGGGACGGCCGGGCATCTCCCGCCGCTTTGGGGTCCGTCTTTTTCGGCATTCGCCGATTCTAACCCGATTCGGCCAGCCATGGGCAAGCGGCCGGCGCCGGAGCAATCGACCCGGGGCGGCCGGTCCGGCTCGACATTTTCGCGTCGCGTTTTTCTCCCGCTTGGACGTTATAGCGATTGGAGTTGTTGTCGAAAACCGGTGACCACAGGGACTTCTGGAAGGGAGGCAGGCCATGGACTACAAGACGGAAGGTTGGGTGTATGGAACGGTGGTGTCGTGGGGTGTGATCTTCTTCATCGTGGGTGGTATGTACGGTTGCCCGAAATACAAGGTCTGGGAGCAGGGGCTGGCCGGGGAGGCCAAGCTGCGGGAGTCTCAGTCCAGTCGCAAGGTGAGAGTGGAAGAGGCCAAGGCCAGACTCGAATCGGCAAAGTTCGAAAGCCAGGCGGAGATCGAACGGGCCAAGGGAGTGGCGGAGGCCAACCGGATCATTGGGGACAGCCTCAAAGGGAACGAAGCCTACCTGAGATATCTCTGGATTCAGGGACTCCAGGACGGCTCCAGCGAGACCATCTACATCCCCACCGAGGCGAATCTCCCGATCATGGAGGCGACACGGCGACGGGAATCGAGAAGGCCGACGGAGTAGAGAGAGGGGACTCTCTTCCCGGCACGTTGTCCATCCATTTCGCCGGCTGCGAGCGTTGCCGGGAATCTGACGGTTGATGGGCAATGGTATAAATGCATGAGCAGAGCGGAGGATCAGGTCCGATGTCCCATAGAGTCAACATTGTTGTTCAGGATGAAGCGTGGGACGTGTTGGCGAAGCTGCCTCGCGGCGAACGCAGTCGAGCCGTCAGTGTCGCGATTCTGGAATGGGTACGGCTGCGCAAACGTTTGGACGCCGCCGCCAAGATGGATGAGTTGCGCGCCACGATGCCACCGGTCAGCACCGACGAAGTGGTCCGTTGGCTTCGACAAGACCGGGAGCGACGGCCATCAGCGTAGTCGTCCCTGACGCCTCGGTGCTGCTCAAGTGGGTCCTGCCCGGCGACGATGAGCCGGGCACCGCGTCTGCATTGTCGTTGCTTGACGAAGCCCGAGCCGGTGCCATTAAGTTGGCCGTCCCGCAACTCTGGCTCTATGAAGTGGGGAATACTCTGGTCCGCCGGTTCCCCGATCAGGCCAACGATCTTCTGACTTCGCTGGTCGATTTTCAGTTGACGGAAGTGCGGCCCGACGAACGTTGGCGGGAGCAAACCGTGGAACTTGCCATTGCCTACGGCGTCACGTTTTACGATGCTGCCTACCACGCGGTTGCATTGCTTCGAGACGGGATATTCGTCACTGCAGATGAACGCTATATACGTCGAGCATCCGGTGGCGGCAATGTCGTGCTTCTTGGCCGCTGGAGTTCCGTGTGACGTCTCGACCAAGGATCACCACGCTTCCCGCTTGGCCATTCGGCGTAGAGTACTAACGACTGAATCCGGTCGACTCACGTTGATTGCCGCGATATCCAATCGACGGGGGGATCCGGTCGCGCGCCAACGTCTGAGGAATCCCTCCTTTTCCAATTCCTCAAGCCAGGGGTATAGAAGAAGGAGACGTTTGGCGTTGTATGCTTGGGCGCAGGCGAGTATCTGATAGATGTCGGATTGCCCAACATCAAGGGTCTCTTTGGATGTAAGTTCCTTCCACTTGGCGACGAAGCGGGACATCCTTGAGATCAAGGCCGAAGTGGCCGAGGAGTTCAAGACTCTCTACCGCTGGCTCCGGGTCATGGCTGCCGGCATCGTGACGCTGGTGCTTGCTCTTGGCCAACTCGTTTTCTAGTTTGTGAAACGAAAGAGGGCGCCCTCTCAAGGAGTGCCCCTGCTTCATCCTCGCGAATGGATGTGCCATGCTGAGGGGGGAGGTTCAACATGAAGGCAGGCGCCAGCGCGGAATTGACACCAAAACAAGTTCAGACGGCGAGAACTTCGTCCTACCGATGGGACCGGTGGGGGCGGCGCTCCTTCCTGGCGGCTGCGGCGGCCTCGGTTCCCGTCCTGGGCCGGGAATATGGTCCCTCGGCGCAGCCGGTGCGCTATCCGGATCCCGACATCGTGGTGCTGGACCAACGCTTCGCCCGCTACAAATTGGGGAATACCCCCATCCAGCGTCTTTACACCGGAACCCTTTGGGCGGAGGGGCCCGCCTGGAGCGGGGTGGGGCGCTACCTGGTCTGGAGCGACATTCCCAACAACCGCCAACTGCGCTGGCTGGACGAGGACGGACACGTGAGCGTCTTCCGGTCCCCCTCGGGCAACAGCAACGGGAACACGTTCGACTACCAGGGACGCCAGATCTCCTGCGAGCACGGCACCCGGAGGGTGGTCCGCTACGAGCCGGACGGCACGGCGACGGTGCTGGCCGGCGAGTGGGAAGGGAAGCCGCTCAACGCACCCAACGACGCGGTGGTGCATCCGGACGACGGCGCCATCTGGTTCACCGATCCGGGATACGGCAGCCTCATGAACTATGAGGGGCACAAGGGAACGCTCCACATCAAGGAAGCCGTCTACCGGATCGATGCCGTGAGCGGCCGGATGGACAAGGTGACCGACGAGATCTTCAAGCCCAACGGGATCTGCTTCTCTCCAGACTACAAGATGCTCTATGTGGCCGACACCGGCGCCTCCCACTACCCGGAAGCGCCCAAGAACATCAAGGTCTGGGATATCGTCGACGGGAAACGCCTCTCCGGCGGCCGCGAGTTCACCTCCATGGAGTTGAACGGCAAGGCGGGATTCGCGGACGGGATCCGGGCGGACGTGGACGGCAACATCTGGGCCAGCGCCGGCTGGGTCGGAGACGGCTACGACGGAGTCCACATCTTCGCGCCGGACGGAGAACGCATCGGGCAGATCCGCCTCCCCGAGATCTGCGGCAATGTCTGCTTCGGCGGCCGGAAACGGAACCGCCTCTTCATGACCGCCAGCCAATCCCTCTACGCCGTTTACGTGGAGACCCAGGGCGCCCATATCTCCTGACGGCCGGGACTCAATGCCCACGGTTCGGGTCGACCGGGAGCCGCCTTTCAAGCTCTCCATGACGGTGGACTTCTTCGGCGACGGGGGCCGGGGCCTCTACACGCCCCGCACCCTGGACCTGATGATGCGGGAGGCCCGCCGCCTGGGCGTCAGCCGGGTTTACTGGCAGTACCTGGGAGACCTGGAGCAGCACCGGTACGGCGCCGGGACCAACATGCTTCGCACCCCCTGGGCGAAGTACGGACCCCGCACGTTGGCGGCCGTCGGCGAGCCGCTGGAAGCCGCCGTGGGGGCGGCTCACCGGCGCGGGCTGGAGATCTTCGGTGTCCTG from Acidobacteriota bacterium encodes the following:
- a CDS encoding SMP-30/gluconolactonase/LRE family protein is translated as MKAGASAELTPKQVQTARTSSYRWDRWGRRSFLAAAAASVPVLGREYGPSAQPVRYPDPDIVVLDQRFARYKLGNTPIQRLYTGTLWAEGPAWSGVGRYLVWSDIPNNRQLRWLDEDGHVSVFRSPSGNSNGNTFDYQGRQISCEHGTRRVVRYEPDGTATVLAGEWEGKPLNAPNDAVVHPDDGAIWFTDPGYGSLMNYEGHKGTLHIKEAVYRIDAVSGRMDKVTDEIFKPNGICFSPDYKMLYVADTGASHYPEAPKNIKVWDIVDGKRLSGGREFTSMELNGKAGFADGIRADVDGNIWASAGWVGDGYDGVHIFAPDGERIGQIRLPEICGNVCFGGRKRNRLFMTASQSLYAVYVETQGAHIS